Proteins encoded in a region of the Streptomyces violaceoruber genome:
- a CDS encoding aminopeptidase P family protein, with protein sequence MTGSSPAASFTADDYRARMERAARAAADAGLAGLLVAPGPDLVWLTGYAPTADTERLTLLVLAPDRDPVLVVPTLEAPDAAKAAGAPALTLRDWTDGKDPYAATAALLDGSGRFGISDNAWAMHLLALQRTLPDTSYASLTEALPMLRAVKDAAELELLAAAGAAADAAFEEIRRVRFGGRRESEVAADLADLLRRFGHSQVDFTIVASGPNGANPHHEVGDRVIEDGDMIVLDFGGLKDGYGSDTSRTVHVGAPTDEERRVHDLVREAQEAGFCAVRPGAACQDVDRAARAVIAGAGYGEYFIHRTGHGIGVTTHEPPYMIEGEERPLVPGMCFSVEPGVYLPGRFGVRIEDIVTVTEDGGRRLNDTTREMVVVE encoded by the coding sequence ATGACCGGCAGCAGCCCCGCCGCTTCCTTCACCGCCGACGACTACCGGGCCCGTATGGAGCGCGCCGCCCGGGCGGCCGCCGACGCCGGCCTCGCCGGGCTGCTGGTGGCCCCGGGCCCGGACCTGGTGTGGCTCACCGGCTACGCGCCCACGGCGGACACCGAACGGCTTACCCTGCTCGTCCTCGCCCCGGACCGCGACCCCGTGCTCGTCGTCCCGACGCTCGAGGCCCCCGACGCGGCGAAGGCGGCCGGCGCCCCCGCCCTGACCCTGCGCGACTGGACCGACGGCAAGGACCCCTACGCGGCCACCGCCGCCCTCCTCGACGGATCCGGACGCTTCGGCATCAGCGACAACGCCTGGGCCATGCACCTGCTGGCGCTCCAGCGCACCCTGCCCGACACCTCGTACGCCTCCCTCACCGAGGCGCTGCCGATGCTCCGCGCCGTCAAGGACGCGGCGGAGCTGGAGCTGCTGGCGGCGGCGGGCGCGGCCGCGGACGCCGCCTTCGAGGAGATCCGGCGGGTCCGCTTCGGCGGGCGCCGGGAGTCCGAGGTCGCCGCCGACCTCGCCGACCTGCTGCGCCGGTTCGGGCACTCCCAGGTCGACTTCACCATCGTCGCCTCCGGACCCAACGGCGCCAACCCGCACCACGAGGTCGGCGACCGCGTCATCGAGGACGGCGACATGATCGTCCTCGACTTCGGCGGCCTCAAGGACGGCTACGGCTCGGACACCTCCCGCACCGTCCACGTGGGCGCACCCACCGACGAGGAGCGCCGGGTGCACGACCTGGTCCGCGAGGCGCAGGAGGCCGGCTTTTGCGCGGTGCGCCCCGGCGCCGCCTGCCAGGACGTCGACCGGGCCGCCCGCGCGGTCATCGCCGGCGCCGGGTACGGCGAGTACTTCATCCACCGCACCGGGCACGGCATCGGCGTCACCACGCACGAACCGCCGTACATGATCGAGGGCGAGGAGCGGCCCCTGGTGCCCGGCATGTGCTTCTCCGTCGAGCCCGGCGTCTATCTGCCCGGCCGGTTCGGGGTACGCATCGAGGACATCGTCACCGTCACCGAGGACGGCGGCAGGCGGCTCAACGACACCACCCGGGAGATGGTCGTCGTCGAGTGA
- the treZ gene encoding malto-oligosyltrehalose trehalohydrolase — protein MQFEVWAPQAGRVTLRCDGATRALERDPERPGWWCGEAPARDGSRYGFAVDDGPVLPDPRSRRQPDGPDGLSAVVDHGRYAWRTPWAGRPLPGGVLYELHVGTYTPEGTLDAAAERLGHLAGLGVTHVELMPLCPFPGRHGWGYEGVSLWAVHEPYGGPEALKRFVDRAHDLGLGVVLDVVHNHLGPSGNHLPAFGPYFTDTHHTPWGVAVNLDAPGSDEVRAYLVDSALAWLRDYRLDGLRLDAVHALADTRACHFLEQLSTAVDGLAADLERPLFLIAESDLNDPRIITPRAEGGLGVHAQWNDDFHHALHAALTGESQGYYADFARDPLAALAKTLIRGYFHDGTYSSFRGRSHGRALDRGRVAAHRLTGYSQTHDQVGNRAQGDRLASLVSPGLAACAATLTLTAPFTPMLFMGEEWAAGTPWQFFTDHTDPQLAQAVRQGRRREFAAHGWREEDVPDPQDPATRERSCLDWSEQEREPHARVLDWYRRLIALRAEQPDLTDPDLADTRVAYDGTGRWLAFRRGDIRVAVNLGTEPAAIPLGNRPARVLAAWEPVEGPGANGILRVPGESSVVLVQE, from the coding sequence GTGCAGTTCGAGGTGTGGGCACCACAGGCCGGCCGAGTGACGTTGCGGTGCGACGGCGCCACGCGCGCGCTGGAGCGCGATCCGGAGCGGCCGGGGTGGTGGTGCGGTGAGGCTCCGGCGCGGGACGGTTCGCGCTACGGCTTCGCGGTGGACGACGGTCCGGTGCTGCCGGACCCGCGCTCGCGCCGCCAGCCGGACGGTCCCGACGGGCTCAGCGCGGTGGTCGACCACGGGCGGTACGCGTGGCGCACTCCGTGGGCCGGACGCCCGCTGCCCGGCGGCGTGCTGTACGAGCTGCACGTGGGGACGTACACCCCCGAGGGGACGCTGGACGCCGCCGCGGAGCGCCTCGGGCACCTGGCGGGGCTTGGCGTCACGCACGTCGAGTTGATGCCGCTGTGCCCCTTCCCCGGGCGGCACGGCTGGGGCTACGAGGGGGTCTCGCTGTGGGCGGTGCACGAGCCGTACGGCGGGCCCGAGGCGCTGAAACGGTTCGTCGACCGGGCGCACGACCTCGGGCTCGGCGTGGTCCTGGACGTGGTGCACAACCACCTGGGCCCGTCCGGCAACCACCTGCCCGCCTTCGGCCCGTACTTCACCGACACCCACCACACGCCCTGGGGCGTCGCCGTGAACCTGGACGCGCCCGGCTCGGACGAGGTGCGGGCGTACCTGGTGGACAGCGCGCTGGCGTGGCTGCGGGACTACCGGCTCGACGGGCTGCGCCTGGACGCGGTGCACGCGCTGGCCGACACGCGCGCGTGCCACTTCCTGGAGCAGTTGTCGACTGCCGTGGACGGCCTGGCGGCCGACCTGGAGCGGCCGCTCTTCCTGATCGCCGAGTCCGACCTGAACGACCCGCGGATCATCACCCCGCGCGCGGAGGGCGGCCTGGGCGTGCACGCGCAGTGGAACGACGACTTCCACCACGCGCTGCACGCCGCCCTGACCGGGGAGTCGCAGGGCTACTACGCCGACTTCGCGCGCGATCCGCTGGCGGCGCTCGCCAAGACCCTGATCCGGGGCTACTTCCACGACGGCACCTACTCCAGTTTCCGGGGCCGTTCGCACGGCCGTGCGCTGGACCGGGGCCGGGTCGCCGCGCACCGGCTGACCGGCTACAGCCAGACCCACGACCAGGTCGGCAACCGCGCCCAGGGCGACCGTCTGGCCTCCCTGGTCTCCCCGGGCCTCGCCGCCTGCGCGGCCACCCTGACCCTGACCGCGCCGTTCACGCCGATGCTGTTCATGGGCGAGGAGTGGGCGGCGGGCACCCCGTGGCAGTTCTTCACCGACCACACCGACCCCCAGCTCGCCCAGGCGGTACGGCAGGGCAGACGGCGGGAGTTCGCCGCGCACGGCTGGCGGGAGGAGGACGTGCCCGACCCGCAGGACCCGGCGACGCGTGAGCGCTCCTGCCTCGACTGGTCGGAGCAGGAGCGCGAGCCGCACGCGCGCGTACTGGACTGGTACCGGCGGCTGATCGCCCTGCGCGCCGAGCAGCCGGACCTGACCGACCCGGACCTGGCCGACACCAGGGTGGCCTACGACGGCACGGGGCGCTGGCTCGCCTTCCGGCGCGGCGACATCCGGGTGGCCGTCAACCTGGGCACCGAGCCGGCGGCGATCCCTCTGGGCAACCGGCCCGCGCGCGTGCTCGCGGCGTGGGAACCGGTGGAGGGGCCGGGCGCGAACGGAATACTGCGGGTGCCGGGCGAGTCGAGCGTGGTGCTGGTCCAGGAGTGA
- a CDS encoding DUF1707 and FHA domain-containing protein produces the protein MTSSFEFPTYPARLSDAERDKALSVLRDGVAMGRLSHDTFIRRMELALAARRLEELAVLTADLPAENRLSRLVFGTVEAVSGFGVRLGRAWRAERLPKLLLPHPGAGHPLRIGRDPASGLRLSHETVSRVHAELSRQGGMWVLRDLGSTNGTTVNGRRVIGAAVVREGDQIGFGGMSFRLAAN, from the coding sequence GTGACGTCGTCCTTCGAGTTCCCCACGTATCCCGCGCGGCTGTCCGACGCGGAGCGCGACAAGGCGCTGAGCGTGCTCCGGGACGGCGTCGCCATGGGGCGCCTGTCGCACGACACGTTCATCCGCCGGATGGAGCTGGCGCTCGCCGCCCGCCGTCTGGAGGAGCTGGCCGTGCTCACCGCCGACCTGCCCGCCGAGAACCGGCTGTCCCGGCTGGTGTTCGGCACCGTCGAGGCGGTGTCCGGATTCGGCGTACGGCTCGGCCGGGCGTGGCGGGCCGAGCGGCTGCCCAAGCTGCTGCTGCCCCACCCCGGCGCCGGACATCCGCTGCGCATAGGGCGCGATCCCGCCAGCGGACTGCGGCTGAGCCACGAGACGGTCTCCCGGGTGCACGCGGAACTCAGCCGGCAGGGCGGCATGTGGGTACTGCGCGACCTGGGTTCCACCAACGGCACCACGGTCAACGGGCGGCGGGTCATCGGCGCGGCCGTCGTCCGCGAGGGCGATCAGATCGGCTTCGGCGGGATGTCCTTCCGCCTGGCGGCGAACTGA
- a CDS encoding aminoglycoside phosphotransferase family protein: MTQAPTPTADTVRRLVRSLLGGSTEPDVRPVAEGVAPDTWWVGTRHVLRLAPDRETAVRGRRELRLRELVRPYLPVALPASVAHGEWAPGLAYTLDAKVAGGSGEDHDVSALGEADLAALLTGLREVPVRQAETLGVPRAAPRSLEALRQSAERAARRLAAADEFDTARPERLTREAAAQLGVQPGAAVLVHHGLTGGHLVVSADGRVRGVLGWSDAVLGDPAEDIAGLALSVGSPAAVRAATLAGYGARPCLRGLWLARCDAVIHLAEALDGHGGGPLPATVPLLRTRLRRAWEPILLERVTELRDDGRDDTA, translated from the coding sequence ATGACCCAGGCACCGACACCCACCGCGGACACCGTCCGCCGACTGGTCCGCTCCCTGCTGGGCGGGAGCACGGAACCCGACGTCCGGCCGGTCGCCGAAGGCGTCGCACCCGACACCTGGTGGGTCGGCACCCGGCACGTACTGCGGCTGGCCCCCGACCGGGAGACCGCGGTGCGCGGCCGCCGCGAACTGCGCCTGCGCGAACTGGTCCGGCCGTACCTGCCGGTCGCGCTGCCGGCCAGCGTGGCGCACGGGGAGTGGGCGCCGGGACTCGCGTACACCCTGGACGCCAAGGTGGCCGGCGGGTCGGGCGAGGACCACGACGTGTCCGCCCTGGGCGAGGCGGACCTCGCGGCGCTGCTCACCGGCCTGCGCGAGGTGCCGGTCCGGCAGGCCGAGACGCTCGGCGTACCGCGGGCGGCCCCGCGCTCCCTGGAGGCTCTGCGCCAGTCCGCCGAGCGTGCCGCCCGCCGCCTCGCCGCGGCCGACGAGTTCGACACCGCGCGGCCGGAACGGCTCACCCGGGAGGCGGCGGCCCAGCTCGGCGTCCAGCCGGGCGCGGCGGTCCTGGTCCACCACGGGCTGACCGGGGGGCACCTCGTGGTCAGCGCCGACGGCCGGGTGCGCGGCGTCCTCGGCTGGAGCGACGCGGTCCTCGGCGACCCGGCCGAGGACATCGCCGGGCTGGCCCTCTCCGTGGGTTCACCCGCCGCCGTCCGCGCGGCCACCCTCGCCGGCTACGGCGCCCGGCCCTGCCTGCGCGGCCTGTGGCTGGCCCGCTGCGACGCGGTAATCCACCTCGCGGAGGCACTCGACGGCCACGGCGGCGGGCCGCTGCCCGCGACCGTGCCGCTGCTCAGGACCCGGCTGCGACGCGCCTGGGAACCGATCCTCCTGGAACGCGTGACCGAGCTGCGCGACGACGGCCGGGACGACACCGCCTGA
- a CDS encoding M14 family zinc carboxypeptidase: MDELGARAAALVARYPRHARLRRVGTSRAGSPLLLLSVGHGSRQVLVVGGPHANEPVGGATALRLAERAVADPRLTEGADATWNLLLCVDPDGLRRNEGWLTGPYTLGRYARNFFRPGFLEQPEWLPDGPDRATLPETRTLLALQDELRPFLQCSLHGVDVGGGFVELTHELPGLAQRISHTAARLGIPRELGAYDTLYWPDLGPAVYRIPPPRRGDLTAAITEAAVDSTWCHPRRHGTVTAVVEAPMWGVAAVADDSPPVDRDGVLRTVSRTLRHDTRRLRRVLARLRPHLAAVPEAAHLLAPVDDYLLVCPRLADEWDPDTDDRTDRSLPPMNTSHLVALRLAGRRLSLRTAGLLHQLVTRTGGDPAGVLAELDRLVDEGCADYRDGCGAHWIPVGRQVEYQTRVVLAAFELAGRRAAAGARSGEPGRGSEAAVPMHRD; the protein is encoded by the coding sequence GTGGACGAGCTGGGCGCCCGGGCCGCCGCACTCGTCGCCCGGTACCCCAGACACGCCCGGCTGCGGCGTGTCGGCACGTCCCGCGCGGGCAGCCCGCTGCTGCTGCTCTCCGTCGGCCACGGCAGCCGCCAGGTCCTCGTCGTCGGCGGCCCGCACGCGAACGAGCCCGTGGGCGGCGCCACCGCCCTGCGGCTGGCCGAGCGGGCCGTGGCCGACCCCCGGCTCACCGAGGGCGCCGACGCCACCTGGAACCTGCTGCTCTGCGTCGACCCCGACGGCCTGCGCCGCAACGAGGGCTGGCTCACCGGCCCCTACACCCTCGGCCGCTACGCCCGTAACTTCTTCCGGCCCGGCTTCCTGGAGCAGCCCGAGTGGCTGCCCGACGGCCCGGACCGCGCCACGCTGCCCGAGACCCGCACCCTGCTCGCGCTCCAGGACGAACTGCGGCCCTTCCTTCAGTGCTCCCTGCACGGCGTGGACGTCGGCGGCGGATTCGTCGAGCTGACCCACGAGCTGCCGGGCCTGGCCCAGCGCATCTCCCACACCGCGGCGCGGCTCGGCATACCCCGCGAACTCGGCGCCTACGACACCCTGTACTGGCCCGACCTCGGACCCGCCGTCTACCGCATCCCGCCGCCCCGCCGCGGCGACCTGACCGCCGCCATCACCGAGGCCGCCGTCGACTCGACCTGGTGCCACCCGCGGCGCCACGGCACCGTCACCGCGGTCGTCGAGGCTCCCATGTGGGGCGTTGCGGCCGTGGCGGACGACTCGCCCCCCGTCGACCGCGACGGCGTCCTGCGCACCGTGAGCCGCACCCTGCGCCACGACACCCGCCGGCTGCGCCGCGTCCTCGCCCGGCTCAGGCCCCACCTCGCCGCCGTGCCGGAGGCGGCGCACCTGCTCGCACCGGTCGACGACTACCTGCTGGTCTGCCCCCGGCTCGCCGACGAGTGGGACCCCGACACCGACGACCGGACCGACCGCTCACTGCCGCCGATGAACACCTCCCACCTCGTGGCACTGCGGCTGGCCGGGCGCCGCCTGTCGCTGCGTACCGCGGGGCTGCTGCACCAGCTGGTCACCCGTACCGGGGGCGATCCGGCGGGCGTCCTGGCCGAGCTGGACCGGCTCGTCGACGAGGGCTGCGCCGACTACCGCGACGGCTGCGGGGCGCACTGGATACCGGTCGGGCGCCAGGTGGAGTACCAGACCCGGGTCGTGCTCGCCGCCTTCGAACTGGCCGGACGGCGTGCCGCCGCGGGCGCCCGCTCGGGCGAGCCGGGCCGGGGTTCCGAGGCCGCGGTGCCGATGCACCGCGACTGA
- the treY gene encoding malto-oligosyltrehalose synthase — MTPERPSPVSPASVPSATYRLQLQPSFPFKAAAAAVPYLASLGVSHLHLSPVLEAVPGSLHGYDVVDHARVRAELGGEEGLRALSRTAREHGLGLVVDIVPNHMAMSPRHNHALWEVLREGPSSPYARWFDIDWQAQDGRLLLPVLGAPLGEVLDDLRVDGDVLRYHEHAFPLRDGTADLPLPRLLDAQWYRPAWWRLARTELNYRRFFSISELIGVRVEDPEVFEATHGTVLRLLHEGVIDGLRVDHPDGLADPDAYLERLHRASGGRWTVVEKILADGERLPAAWPVAGTTGYDALRHVDGLFTDPAGYGQLLDRYRRFAAPQADLGGDWAATVRRAAYEVLTHELATELDRLTRVAHRLCAAAPDPALRDRAPWALRTALVELLVRLEVYRPYTSVDAAAVVTEEAAAGARHAFTVPEEAGAVDVVRGLVLGRYGDGPDHVEFRTRFAQTASALRAKSVEDTAFYRYVPLLSATEVGGDPGRPAVSPQEFHAYCARVQRDWPATGTVVSTHDTKRSVDVRAALAVLTQCPARWADVLTEAAGATGTDEGPPDGQLAWAAWQTVFGLGPADRERVREALLKHVREAGTHTTWTEQDPSYEEAVARFVAAGPGGAPGARVTALREALAPHIRANVLGTALVHLTMPGVPDLYQGTEHEYLALVDPDNRRAVDFPAAGDEGWAGGPGAKAAVTRAALALRARRPGVFGDTGTYEPLPAEGPAAAHCVAFARSGRTVTAVTRLSLRLAEAGGWRGTTLPLPPGRWADALAPGREFAGDARVADLFADTPVALLERVEEAGTRGDGG, encoded by the coding sequence ATGACACCTGAGCGACCCAGCCCCGTCTCCCCCGCCTCCGTCCCCTCGGCGACCTACCGGCTCCAGTTGCAGCCGTCCTTCCCGTTCAAGGCCGCGGCGGCGGCCGTGCCGTATCTGGCCTCGCTCGGCGTGTCGCACCTGCACCTGTCGCCCGTCCTCGAGGCGGTCCCGGGCTCGCTCCACGGCTACGACGTCGTCGACCACGCGCGCGTGCGCGCCGAACTGGGCGGTGAGGAGGGTCTGCGGGCGCTGTCGCGCACCGCGCGGGAGCACGGCCTGGGCCTGGTGGTGGACATCGTGCCCAACCACATGGCGATGTCGCCGCGTCACAACCACGCCCTGTGGGAGGTGCTGCGCGAGGGGCCCTCATCGCCCTACGCGCGGTGGTTCGACATCGACTGGCAGGCGCAGGACGGCCGGCTGCTGCTGCCGGTGCTGGGCGCCCCGCTCGGCGAGGTGCTGGACGACCTCCGGGTCGACGGCGACGTGCTGCGCTACCACGAGCACGCCTTCCCGCTGCGGGACGGCACCGCGGACCTGCCGCTGCCACGGCTGCTGGACGCGCAGTGGTACCGCCCGGCGTGGTGGCGGCTGGCCCGCACCGAGCTGAACTACCGGCGCTTCTTCAGCATCTCGGAGCTGATCGGCGTGCGCGTGGAGGACCCGGAGGTGTTCGAGGCGACGCACGGCACCGTCCTGCGGCTGCTGCACGAGGGCGTGATCGACGGACTGCGCGTCGACCATCCCGACGGCCTCGCCGACCCCGACGCGTACCTGGAACGGCTGCACCGGGCGAGCGGCGGACGGTGGACGGTGGTGGAGAAGATCCTCGCGGACGGGGAGCGGCTGCCCGCCGCCTGGCCCGTCGCGGGCACGACCGGCTACGACGCCCTGCGGCACGTCGACGGGCTGTTCACGGACCCCGCCGGCTACGGACAACTGCTCGACCGGTACCGACGGTTCGCCGCCCCGCAGGCGGACCTGGGCGGGGACTGGGCGGCGACGGTGCGGCGCGCGGCGTACGAGGTGCTCACGCACGAGCTGGCCACCGAGCTGGACCGGCTGACCCGGGTGGCGCACCGCCTGTGCGCCGCCGCGCCGGACCCGGCGCTGCGCGACCGGGCGCCCTGGGCGTTGCGCACGGCGCTGGTGGAGCTGCTGGTGCGGCTGGAGGTGTACCGGCCGTACACCTCGGTGGACGCGGCGGCGGTCGTCACCGAGGAGGCGGCGGCCGGGGCGCGGCACGCCTTCACGGTGCCCGAGGAGGCCGGCGCGGTGGACGTCGTACGGGGCCTGGTGCTGGGGCGGTACGGGGACGGACCGGATCACGTGGAGTTCCGGACGCGGTTCGCGCAGACCGCGTCGGCGCTGCGCGCCAAGTCCGTCGAGGACACGGCCTTCTACCGCTACGTACCGTTGCTGTCGGCCACCGAGGTGGGCGGGGATCCGGGCCGTCCGGCCGTGTCGCCGCAGGAGTTCCACGCCTACTGCGCGCGCGTGCAGCGCGACTGGCCCGCCACGGGCACGGTCGTGTCGACCCATGACACCAAGCGCAGCGTCGACGTCCGCGCCGCGCTGGCGGTGCTGACCCAGTGCCCCGCGCGGTGGGCGGACGTCCTGACCGAGGCCGCCGGGGCCACCGGCACGGACGAGGGTCCGCCGGACGGGCAGCTGGCGTGGGCGGCCTGGCAGACGGTGTTCGGTCTGGGCCCGGCGGACCGGGAACGGGTGCGGGAGGCGCTGCTCAAGCACGTGCGCGAGGCGGGGACGCACACCACCTGGACGGAGCAGGACCCCTCGTACGAGGAGGCGGTGGCCCGGTTCGTGGCGGCGGGGCCGGGCGGCGCGCCGGGCGCGCGGGTGACCGCCCTGCGCGAGGCGCTGGCGCCGCACATCCGGGCCAACGTCCTCGGCACGGCCCTGGTCCACCTGACGATGCCGGGCGTACCGGACCTCTACCAGGGCACCGAGCACGAGTACCTGGCCCTGGTGGACCCGGACAACCGCCGCGCGGTGGACTTCCCCGCGGCCGGGGACGAGGGCTGGGCCGGGGGCCCCGGGGCGAAGGCGGCGGTGACGCGGGCGGCGCTGGCACTGCGGGCCCGGCGGCCCGGCGTCTTCGGCGACACGGGGACGTACGAGCCGCTGCCCGCCGAGGGCCCGGCGGCGGCACACTGCGTGGCGTTCGCCAGGTCGGGGCGGACCGTGACCGCCGTGACCCGGCTGTCGCTGCGGCTGGCCGAGGCGGGCGGCTGGCGCGGCACGACGCTGCCGCTGCCGCCCGGCAGATGGGCCGACGCGCTGGCGCCCGGGCGGGAGTTCGCGGGCGACGCGCGCGTGGCGGACCTTTTCGCGGACACGCCGGTGGCGCTCCTGGAGCGGGTGGAGGAGGCGGGAACACGGGGGGACGGCGGCTGA